The region TCCAGTGGGGCTCGATGGGGAAGTAGCGGTAAGGCGTCTGCACCCAGTGCGCGTCGGCCAGCAGGTGCACCGACTCGGCGAACCGGAGCCGGCGTTCGTGCCCACCGACGTGCTCCAGGACCGAGTTGGAGAAGACCAGGTCGTAGCGGCGGTTGGTGATGCGTGCCGGCAGGGCACAGGCGTCACCATGGTCGACCTCAGCCCACTCGGGTATCTCGGCCGGTACGGGCTCAAGGTTGACCACGTGGACGTGCTTGGGGCGGACCGTCGCCCGCGCCCAGGTATCCACCCGCCCGCCGAGGTCGATGATGGACATCTGGGCCAGGTCCGGGAAGGTCTCCGCCAGCCACCCGGCTCGCCGTTCTCGCCGCCGGCCTCCCCAGGAGTCGGCGCCGTCAACCAGGCGAAACCGCAGAGCGTGTATCCCCACTGGACGGAATGTAGTGGGTGGGGCGTCCCAGTGCCATGTCTAAACCGGCGTTTTGCTCAGGATGATCGGCCACTGTCGGGTCCGGTCCGGTGACCGGCTCCTCCGGGGGCGTGTCGATCCCGAAGGCGGCTACGTCGAACTGGTGGGCGGTGATGCCGTCCTCCCCGTGCCCGTCTACGGCCGGCATCCGCGACTGGCCCGCCGCCGGCGCTCGTACCTGGTCGGCATCGCTCTCCGCTGAGGCCGGTGTGTGAACATCTGTTGCTGCTGGGGGGGGCAGCAACAGATGTTCACAAAGGCAGAGGTGCGAGCGGTGCCGCGGAGGGACTGATCAAATCGTGTACGGCTCTGCACGCGCTCGGCACGTCTGTGCTGTTTGCGGCAGCCGGCAGCCGGCACCCGGCACGCGAAAGCACCCCCGCACCGGTCGCCCGGTGTGGAGGTGCCTGTCGTTTCACACCCCGGATGGCGATCTTCGCGAAACGAGGACTGCTCATAGTGGAGTGACCGGTGTCGCCCTCCGGCCTCCGAACGGTGCTCAGCGCTGCGTTGCCATGAACCCTATGAACGACCGCCAGGCCGACGGGTTGAAGGCCAACGTTCCGCCGTCGCGGTCCTTGGTGTCCCGTACCAGCACGACGCCGGGCAGGTTGTCGGCCACCTCGACGCACGTCGATCCGCCGTTGTCGCTACGGGTGGACTTGCGCCACAGGGCGCCGGTCATGTCCATGATGTCGCCGCTTCCTTGATCAACGCTGCTGATGACTCACGTGGTAACGCTTCACTACGGATGCTCTCCCACCGTAGATCGAGCCTATCAATGTCAACCTGATCCGTGACCACGCCTGCGCGCAATGGGGTATCCACATGTCCTGCGTCGCCGGTCTTACCCCTTGCCAGGATGAACCCACCTGCAAGGCCAGCGTGTATACCCTCACCTGGGACAACATGGATTGCGACATGCGGAAAATCCAAGCAGGACAACAGTCGCTCGCACTGCCGGCGCATGATGTCGCGGCTTCCCGCACGTCGTCGGAGCACGCCGCCGTCTATGACGGCAATGAACTGGGGTGGCGAGTCGTCATTGAGGATCGATTGCCGTTCCATCCGTGACGCTGTGCGTTGCTCTACCTCGTCATCCGTCAGAAGACGACTGTGCGACAGCACTGCCCGAGCGTACTCCTCGGTTTGCAGCAGTCCAGGCACAAGCAGGGGTTCGAACCATCTCAACACGCGGGCCGCACGCTCGATCTCGATCCATTCTTGCAGCCAAACAGGGGTAGTCCCGTCGCTCACCAAGTCCTGCCAGAGCGCGACAAACAGACCGCCCGTCTCCAACGCGGCGTCTAGATCCTTCAGGTACCCCTCTTTCGGCGGTTTGCTGCCGGTCTCGATTGCGCTCACGACCGTGTCCGAGACGTAGATGCGCTCTCCGAGTGCCTGCTGAGTCAAGCCGGCCGCGATCCTCCGCTTACGCATCTCGCGAAGCAGAAATTCCATCGGCGAAATTCCCACACCTTCCTCGCTTTCCCGCGTTGCTCCCCGTCGGTTTCTGGCATTCCGTGATCGTCGAGCAAGGCTTCCGAGCGTAGTCGTCCACGCACCAGCATGTATCTATCGGATGTTGGCGCATCGCATCCGATCGGGGGCCACAGCTATCTCTCCCCCGTGCTGTGGTCCCTGTCCTATCTCCAGGTAGAGAGGACTGTCGCCATGCTCTACGGCCGACCGATATCCCTGATCGAGCACCGTCGTGACTGGCGTACCTTGGGCCGGCGCTGTGTGTGCGGTCTGCGATGGCCCTGCCCGGACCGTCACCCGTTCCCGGGCGAAGGGATGCCTCGGGTAAGCGCCGCCTTCCCGGTGTGCTGGAACGCCCCGACCACGCTGTTCGACCCGATCAGCCGGGCCGGCAGCCTCACCCGTGCCCAGAACCGCGGTGCCCAGGGCTACCGTCCCCGCCACGGTGCCCAGTAGTGATCCGCCGCCCGCCCATCTGCCTGCCCCGCTCCCGCTCCCGCCCCGACGAGATCGGACACGGCACCTGCCAGCGCGACCGACGCGGTTACCGAGGCCGGTTCCGGGCCGCACGCCCCTGCGGATGCCCATACCGACCATCGACAGCCCCTGTCTCCGCTCGCCGCCGACCACGGCCGATAAGCGGGAGGCTGGTCTAGTCATGCGTCCGCACGCTGGCGAGGTGTTCCGCGTGACCCGACAGGCGAGTGTCCAGTTTGCTGCGCCAATCCTGTTTCGGGTGATCCGTCCCCACGACTGGCCGACCTACCAGGGCTGGATATGGCTCGACGGCTACCAACTCGACGCGACCGGCGACGCCGTCGAGCGCCGATCGATCTTCGTACGCATCGCCGGACTACAGCCGGTCCCACCGCGTCGCGCCCAGGGGGATCTCCGTGGATGAGGAAACGTTCACCACCCATGCCGTACTCACCGCGTGGATCGATGAGCGTGTGCCGGTGGGCACCCTGATCGCGCTACCGGGCACCTACTACACACCCAGCGCCGGCCCACTGTGGCTGGAGGTTGACCATGTTGGGCTGATCACCCGGGCAGGCAAACGTACGTACGTGCTGGTGTCCGGCTGGGACATGACCGCCCGCGCCCGTGGCCAGCAGGTGCCCCGCGAGGTCTTCGTACGGCTCGACGCGCTGCATGTGCCCGGTGTAGTGGTGCACCCCGACCGGGAGCTTGAGCCGTGACCACACCGCACACCCCGATCCGCCCGCTCTGGATCTGCCGCAACTGCGCCGGCCCATGGCCGTGCGGCGCGGCCCGCCTGCAACTGTTCCGTGAGTTCGCCGACGACCGGATCGGGCTCTGCGTCTATCTCGCCAGTCAACTCGAGCATGCCCTAGTTGACCTTTGTCCCACGCCTCCCGCACTCATCCACGGCCGGATTCTCGGTTGGGTGCCTCCGATGGATTCCTATCGTCCGCGACTGAGGAACCGTGATGAACGGTTACCGTGACGCGTCCCTGGGTGACGTGGTCATCGCCCGTACCGGAGCTTGATCACCTTGACGATCCGATCCACCTGGGCGGGGGTCCGCTCGAAGGTCATCGCGGGGAGCAGGGACCGTGCCCGACGCCGGGTGATGGCCTTGGCCCGACCGAACTCGCGCAGTCCGTCGTCGCCGTGGATCCGGCCGAATCCGGAGTCGCCGACGCCACCGAACGGCAGGGAGGAGACGCCGACGAAGCTCATCACCGAGTTGACCGCCGCCATCCCGGAGCGCAGCCGGCGGGCGAGGTCCAGTGCCCGGCGGCGACCGAAGACCGAGCCGCCGAGGCCGTACGAGGTGGCGTTGGCCAGCGTCACCGCCTCGTCGGCGTCCCGGACCCGGGTGATGGTCAGGGTGGGGCCGAAGGTCTCCTCCCGTACGGCGGACGAGTCCTCCGGCACGTCGACCAGGACGGTCGGATGCACGAACGGGGGCTGTACGGCGTCCGGCCCGCCCAGCACCGCCCGCCCACCTCGGGCGACGGCGTCGTCGATGTGCCGGCGGATGATGTCGATCTGGCTGGGCATGGTGATCGGCCCGAGGTCCGCCCCGTTGCCCGCCCCGACGGTCAGCCGGCCAGCCTTCTCCACCACCTTGGCGACGAAGGCGTCGTGCACCGAGTCGACCGCGTAGACCCGCTCGATGCCGATGCAGGACTGGCCGGCGTTGGTGAGGGCACCCCAGACACAGGCTTCGGCCGCGGCGTCCAGGTCGGCGTCGTCGTCGACGATCATCGCGTCCTTGCCGCCGGCCTCCAGCAGCACCGGGGTCAGGGTCTCGGCGCAGGTGGCCATCACCTTCTTGGCGGTGGCCCCGGAGCCGGTGAACGCCACCTTGCCCACGCCCGAGCGGCACAGCGTGGCACCGACGTCACCGAAGCCATGGACCGCCTGGAGCACCGGGTGCTCCGGCACCACCTCGGCGAAGGCGTCGACCAGCCACTGACCGACCGCCGGGGTGTACTCGCTCGGCTTGAAGACGACGGCGTTGCCGGCGGCCAGGGCGTACGCGATCGAGCCGACCGGGGTCAGCACCGGATAGTTCCACGGGCCGATCACCCCGATCACGCCGTACGGCTGGTATTCGAGGTGGGCGGCGAACTCGGCGACGACGAGCCGGGAGCGGACCCGGCGCGGGCCGAGCACCCGGCGGGCGTTGCGGGCCGCCCAGTCGATGTGTTCGATCGCGGAGACGGTCTCGACGATGGCGTCGGCGATCGGCTTGCCGCCCTCCCGGTGGGACAGGTCGGCGATCTCCTCGATGCGCTGCGCCAGTAGCGCCCGCCAACGCAGTAGTCGCTCTTTGCGGCCGGAGTGGCCCAGTTGTGCCCACCACTCGGCCGCGTCGCTGGCCCGACCCACCGCCCGGCCGACGCTGTCGGCGTCGGCCACCGGGAACCGGCCGGCCTCCGCGCCGGTCGCCGGGTTGGTGGAGACCAACTCGCCATCCTCGATGACCGGAATCCCGGGGGCATGCGTGGCCGTCATGTGCGAAGTCTAAACCCGAAAATTACTCACCGGTACGCTCTGGGCTCGCGGCCCGCCGGTGCGACCGGGCTCGCTTTCGCCTCCGCTGATGACTACGTTAAGGCAGCGAACGGCTACTCATGGTCCGCCGAACCGGTAGCGGGATCTGCCCGACAGCATGGGCAACTTGGTACTGCGGTGCGTGGAAAACGCTGCGGGACGGTGGAAGGGTGCTTTCGGGGACCGGTGCGCGGACGGTTGGCGCGGGAGGCAGTGAACATGCCCATGGCGGACGAGATTGGCCTGTCGCCGCTGCTGACGGTGGTCAGCGGCGCACTGCGGGGCGCGAGCTTCCGGTTACGGTCGGGGCTGACGATGATCGGCCGGGGCGAAGAGGTCGACATTCGCATCGACGATCGTCGGGTCAGTCGACGGCATGCGACGGTGAAGTTGGTCGGCGGCCGGGTGCTGCTCAGCGACGCCGCCTCGACCAACGGCACCTGGCTCAACGACCAGCGGATCTCCGTTGTGCGGGAGGTACGCGACGGGGACCGGATCCGGATCGGCGGCGTCGAGCTACGGTTCTTCGACCCGGGCTCGGCTCCGACCGACCCAGTCGGCGCGCTGAGCTATCGCTCCCTGGTGGCCCCGCGCGCTCCGTTGGCGGACGAATCGGTTGCCCCGTTGGCGGATGAGCCGGTTGTCCCGCACGCCCCGTTGACGGGCGAGCCGGTCGCCTCGCGCTCCCTACTTGCCGACGCGCCAGTGGACGGGCAGACCGCACGGGCGTTGCGCGCCCCGACCCAGGCGATCGTCGCCCGTCGGCCCGGCCGGCTGCTGCTGGTGTTGGGCGGGGGAGTCGTACTCGTCGGTTGGGTGACCTGGGCCTATCTGATCTTTCAGTAGACCGGTGAAATACCCCACCGCATCTCGACATCTCCGGCGCACATGGCAGACTCGCCCGCATAACTTAGCGGCCGTTCACTCGGCTGCTCCGAGTAAGCGGGAGGCCAGCGGTGGCACGCGAGTTCGGCAGCGTCGGCGTGGTCGGGCTGGGCACGATGGGTGCCGGCATCGTCGAGGTGTTCGCGCGCAACGGCGTCGCCGTGGTCGCGGTCGAGATCAGCGAAGCGGCCCTGGACCGAGGTCGAGCCAACCTCACCAACTCCACCGACCGGGCGGTCGCCAAGGGCAAACTCGCCCCCGAGGCGCGGGACGCGCTGCACTCCCAGGTGACCTTCGCCGTCGGTCTCGACGCGTTACGCGAGGTCGATCTCGTCATCGAGGCGGTGCCTGAGCACCTCGACCTCAAGCAGCGGATCTTCGGCGAGCTGGACCGCATCTGCAAGCCCGAGGCCATCCTGGCCACCAACACCTCCTCGTTGAGCGTCACCGAGATCTCCGTCGCGACCCACCGACCCAACCAGGTCGTCGGCGTCCACTTCTTCAACCCGGCGCCGATCATGAAGCTGGTCGAGGTGATCCGGACGGTGGTCACCGAGCCCGAGGTGGTCGCCGACGTCGAGGCGCTCTGCGCCCGGCTCGGCAAGGTCGCCGTCACCATCAACGACCGGGCCGGTTTCATCGCCAACGCCCTGCTCTTCGGCTACCTCAACCGCGCGGTGGGGATGTTCGAGTCGCGGTACGCCAGCCGGGAGGACATCGACGCCGCGATGAAGCTCGGCTGCGGCCTCCCGATGGGGCCGCTGGCACTGATGGACCTGATCGGTATCGACACCGCGTACGAGATCCTCGACACCATGTACCGCCGGGGTGGTCGGGACCGCCGGCACGCCCCGGTGCCGCTGATCAAGCAGATGGTCACGGCGGGACTGCTCGGCCGCAAGTCGGGCCGCGGTTTCTACACCTACGAGAAGCCCGGCTCGCCGGTGGTCGTACCCGACGACCAGACGCCGAACTCGACGCCGGCCGAGGCCACCGACGCCGCCCGCGCGATAACCAAGGTCGGGGTGGTCGGCTCCGGGACGATGGCCACCGGCATCATCGAGGTCTTCGCCCGCGCGGGGTACGAGGTCGTCTCGGTGACCCGGGGTGCGGAGAAGTCCGCGAAGGTCTGCGAGTCGGTGAAGACCTCGCTCAACAAGGCGGTGGTACGCGGCAAGCTCGCCGAGGCCGGTCGCGACGCGGCGCTGGGCCGGGTCACCTGGTCCGCCACGCTGGACCACCTGACCGACGTCGACCTGGTGGTGGAGGCCGTGGTCGAGGAGCTGAGCGTCAAGAAGGCGCTCTTCGCCAGCCTCGACGAGATCTGCAAGCCCGGCGTGGTGCTCGCCACCACGACCTCGTCGCTGCCGGTCATCGACATCGCCATGGCCACCCAGCGCCCGGCGGACGTGGTGGGCCTGCACTTCTTCAACCCCGCCCCGGTCATGCCGCTGGTAGAGGTGGTCCGCACCATCCGCACGTCGGAGGAGACCGTGGCGACCGGGCGGGCGGTCTGCACGGCGCTGGGCAAGACCGGCGTGATATGCGCCGACCGGTCGGGGTTCGTGGTGAACGCGCTGCTCTTCCCGTACCTCAACGACGCGGTGAAGATGCTGGAGGCGAACTACTCCACGGCAGACGGTATCGATCACGCCATGAAGCTCGGCTGCGGTTACCCGATGGGTCCGTTCGAACTGCTCGACGCGGTCGGGCTGGACGTGTCGCTGGCCATCCAGCAGGAGCTGTACCTGGAGTCACGGGAGCCCGGGTTCGCCCCGGCGCCGCTGTTGGAACACCTGGTCACCGCCGGCTACCTGGGCCGCAAGACTGGCCGGGGATTCCGCGACCACACCAACCGCTGACACCGTCCCGCCGGAGAGCCGCCGGTGAGCCGCCGGGCTGGCCCGTCCGAGCGCGCTGAACCAGTTCGGTCCGGCTGGCTGGACCGGCCCGTCCGAGCGCGCTGAACCAGTTCGGTCCGGCTGGCTGAACCGGCCCGTCCAAGCGCGCTGAACCGGCCCGGTTCGGCTGGCCGAACCAGCTCGGGAGGCCGGTGTCTCCGTCGACATCGAAGACGCCAGCCTCCCGATGGTCGGCTTCCCCTGCCCGGCCGTCAGGGCCGGACGGTGACGTTCACCGTGGCGTTGCTGGTCCGGCCGTGCTCGGTCAGCCGGTAGACGAACCGGTCACTGGTGGCCTTTCCGGAACTCGGCGTGTAGAGGACCTTCCGGTCGCTGGTCACCCGGACCGTGCCGTGCTGCGGTGCCGTCACCACGCTGATCTTCGCCTGCGTGGTGGCGTAGTCGTTGTCGAGCACGGCGATCTTCGTCTTGCGACTGCCGTTGATCGAGACCTTGTCCCGGACCGCCCGGGGGGACTCGGTGAACGTGGCGTCCCCGTTGCCCAGGTAGTGCCGGACCTCGTCGCTGCCGTTGTCGGTGACGATCAGGTCGGGCCGGCCGTCACCGTTGAGGTCCTGGGTCTCCACCGACCAGTAGTTCTCGCCGGGGACCTCCCGTCGGATGTGATTCTTGGTGCCGTCGTCCCGGATCACGACCACGCCGCTGGCGGCGTCACCACAACCCTCGACGTACGAGATGACCACGTCCATCGCGCCGTTGCCGTTGAAGTCGGCGAGCCTGAACTGGGGCCACCCGGCGCACCACCTGACCGGACCGGGCGTCAGCCCGCCGCTCGAGGTGTTCAGGTAGGTGACGAATCCCTCGCCCTGATCGGTCCACTGGTAGACGTCCTGCCGTCCGTCGCCGTTGAAGTCGGCCAGTCCGATGTAACTGGGCTGGTGGATGGCGTCGAAGCCGGCCGCTGGCTGGTAGTTGCGCAGCACCAGCAGATCGTGGTCGGCCGTTGGCGGTCGCCCGGCGAACCACGCCAGCACCAGCTCCGTCGAGCCGTCCCCGCCGAGATCGACCGCGACGCCGAGGTCCGGACAACTGATCGGGTCGGTGCCGGTGTCCTCGAGATAGGTGTACGTCTTCGGAGACTTGTAGCCACCGCCGCGCTTGCCCAGCTCGACCTTGACCACGCACCGGTTCGGCTGGACGACGCCGAGCGAGGCGCGGTCGCGTAGTCCGTCGGCGTTCAGGTCGCCGTACATCGGGTCACCGACGCCGCCCGCCCATGCGGCCGGAGCTGCCCCGACAGCCACGGCCATTGTCACCACCACGACCGTTGTGGCGATGCGCTTTCCCCACATGACGCGCCTCCTCAGCGTCTCCCGTCCAGTCTCCATCTGCTGGCGCTAGGGCAACGTTAGTGCGATTTGTGGTTATCTAGCCTGTTCTGACCGTGATCCGACAAAGGCGGTAAAGGATGATGTTGAGTGCCCCGTACCCTGGAGAACGTGAGCCCGCGTCGTAACCGTCCACGTCAAGCAGAGATCCCGCCGCTTGCCAGCGAACGGGCCCGACAGGGCGTGGAATCGGTGCAGTCCTGGCGCGACGGCGAGTGGCAGGTACGCGGCATCCCGGGCGGTGGGGCGGTAAAGACGTACCGCTGTCCCGGCTGTGACCAGGAGATCCGGCCGGGCGTGGCGCACGTGGTGGCCTGGCCGGCGGATGGCCGGGGCGACCTTACCGATCGCCGACACTGGCACACCGGTTGCTGGCGGGCGCGGGACCGGCGGGCCCCCGGGATCCAGCGCTCCCGCAACGCCCCCCGACACGGCTGACCATCACCCCCGGCCCGGCGGTGCTGGTGCACGTCAAGCAGGCGGGGCGGATGCAGCATTCGGGATCTTCGTCACGCTGTTTCGGCCCCGGCTGACGTTCCGGCTGGATCAGGGCGAGACTGGAGCGGTGAGCACCGCCATCCGCGCCTCCTCCATCCTGCCCGGCAACCGGGAGGACATCGAACTGCACACCGCCGACGGACTGCGTCTGGTCGGGGAACTCGCCCGGCCGGTCGACCGGGACCCGGTCGGCACGCTGATCTGCCTGCATCCGCTGCCCACCCACGGCGGAATGATGGACAGTCACGTCT is a window of Micromonospora polyrhachis DNA encoding:
- a CDS encoding methyltransferase domain-containing protein is translated as MGIHALRFRLVDGADSWGGRRRERRAGWLAETFPDLAQMSIIDLGGRVDTWARATVRPKHVHVVNLEPVPAEIPEWAEVDHGDACALPARITNRRYDLVFSNSVLEHVGGHERRLRFAESVHLLADAHWVQTPYRYFPIEPHWIAPGMQFLPVRIRTTLARRWPLAHTPARSLDGALKQVLWTELVDKTQMRHYFPESRIRVERLAGLPKSLIAIAPAA
- a CDS encoding DUF397 domain-containing protein yields the protein MTGALWRKSTRSDNGGSTCVEVADNLPGVVLVRDTKDRDGGTLAFNPSAWRSFIGFMATQR
- a CDS encoding helix-turn-helix domain-containing protein; the protein is MEFLLREMRKRRIAAGLTQQALGERIYVSDTVVSAIETGSKPPKEGYLKDLDAALETGGLFVALWQDLVSDGTTPVWLQEWIEIERAARVLRWFEPLLVPGLLQTEEYARAVLSHSRLLTDDEVEQRTASRMERQSILNDDSPPQFIAVIDGGVLRRRAGSRDIMRRQCERLLSCLDFPHVAIHVVPGEGIHAGLAGGFILARGKTGDAGHVDTPLRAGVVTDQVDIDRLDLRWESIRSEALPRESSAALIKEAATSWT
- a CDS encoding aldehyde dehydrogenase family protein — translated: MTATHAPGIPVIEDGELVSTNPATGAEAGRFPVADADSVGRAVGRASDAAEWWAQLGHSGRKERLLRWRALLAQRIEEIADLSHREGGKPIADAIVETVSAIEHIDWAARNARRVLGPRRVRSRLVVAEFAAHLEYQPYGVIGVIGPWNYPVLTPVGSIAYALAAGNAVVFKPSEYTPAVGQWLVDAFAEVVPEHPVLQAVHGFGDVGATLCRSGVGKVAFTGSGATAKKVMATCAETLTPVLLEAGGKDAMIVDDDADLDAAAEACVWGALTNAGQSCIGIERVYAVDSVHDAFVAKVVEKAGRLTVGAGNGADLGPITMPSQIDIIRRHIDDAVARGGRAVLGGPDAVQPPFVHPTVLVDVPEDSSAVREETFGPTLTITRVRDADEAVTLANATSYGLGGSVFGRRRALDLARRLRSGMAAVNSVMSFVGVSSLPFGGVGDSGFGRIHGDDGLREFGRAKAITRRRARSLLPAMTFERTPAQVDRIVKVIKLRYGR
- a CDS encoding FHA domain-containing protein; its protein translation is MADEIGLSPLLTVVSGALRGASFRLRSGLTMIGRGEEVDIRIDDRRVSRRHATVKLVGGRVLLSDAASTNGTWLNDQRISVVREVRDGDRIRIGGVELRFFDPGSAPTDPVGALSYRSLVAPRAPLADESVAPLADEPVVPHAPLTGEPVASRSLLADAPVDGQTARALRAPTQAIVARRPGRLLLVLGGGVVLVGWVTWAYLIFQ
- a CDS encoding 3-hydroxyacyl-CoA dehydrogenase family protein: MAREFGSVGVVGLGTMGAGIVEVFARNGVAVVAVEISEAALDRGRANLTNSTDRAVAKGKLAPEARDALHSQVTFAVGLDALREVDLVIEAVPEHLDLKQRIFGELDRICKPEAILATNTSSLSVTEISVATHRPNQVVGVHFFNPAPIMKLVEVIRTVVTEPEVVADVEALCARLGKVAVTINDRAGFIANALLFGYLNRAVGMFESRYASREDIDAAMKLGCGLPMGPLALMDLIGIDTAYEILDTMYRRGGRDRRHAPVPLIKQMVTAGLLGRKSGRGFYTYEKPGSPVVVPDDQTPNSTPAEATDAARAITKVGVVGSGTMATGIIEVFARAGYEVVSVTRGAEKSAKVCESVKTSLNKAVVRGKLAEAGRDAALGRVTWSATLDHLTDVDLVVEAVVEELSVKKALFASLDEICKPGVVLATTTSSLPVIDIAMATQRPADVVGLHFFNPAPVMPLVEVVRTIRTSEETVATGRAVCTALGKTGVICADRSGFVVNALLFPYLNDAVKMLEANYSTADGIDHAMKLGCGYPMGPFELLDAVGLDVSLAIQQELYLESREPGFAPAPLLEHLVTAGYLGRKTGRGFRDHTNR
- a CDS encoding FG-GAP-like repeat-containing protein; the protein is MWGKRIATTVVVVTMAVAVGAAPAAWAGGVGDPMYGDLNADGLRDRASLGVVQPNRCVVKVELGKRGGGYKSPKTYTYLEDTGTDPISCPDLGVAVDLGGDGSTELVLAWFAGRPPTADHDLLVLRNYQPAAGFDAIHQPSYIGLADFNGDGRQDVYQWTDQGEGFVTYLNTSSGGLTPGPVRWCAGWPQFRLADFNGNGAMDVVISYVEGCGDAASGVVVIRDDGTKNHIRREVPGENYWSVETQDLNGDGRPDLIVTDNGSDEVRHYLGNGDATFTESPRAVRDKVSINGSRKTKIAVLDNDYATTQAKISVVTAPQHGTVRVTSDRKVLYTPSSGKATSDRFVYRLTEHGRTSNATVNVTVRP